One stretch of Streptomyces sp. R21 DNA includes these proteins:
- the rplX gene encoding 50S ribosomal protein L24: MKIKKGDLVQVITGKDKGKQGKVIAAYPREDRVLVEGVNRVKKHTKAGPTAGGSQAGGIVTTEAPVHVSNVQLVVEKDGNKVVTRVGYRFDDEGNKVRVAKRTGEDI; encoded by the coding sequence ATGAAGATCAAGAAGGGCGACCTGGTTCAGGTCATCACCGGTAAGGACAAGGGCAAGCAGGGCAAGGTCATCGCGGCCTACCCCCGCGAGGACCGCGTCCTGGTCGAGGGTGTCAACCGGGTCAAGAAGCACACCAAGGCCGGTCCCACCGCTGGTGGTTCGCAGGCCGGTGGCATCGTCACGACCGAAGCCCCTGTTCACGTGAGCAACGTTCAGCTCGTCGTGGAGAAGGACGGCAACAAGGTCGTCACGCGTGTCGGTTACCGCTTCGACGATGAGGGCAACAAGGTTCGCGTTGCCAAGCGGACGGGTGAGGACATCTGA
- the rplN gene encoding 50S ribosomal protein L14, whose translation MIQQESRLRVADNTGAKEILCIRVLGGSGRRYAGIGDVIVATVKDAIPGGNVKKGDVVKAVIVRTVKERRRPDGSYIRFDENAAVILKNDGDPRGTRIFGPVGRELREKKFMKIISLAPEVL comes from the coding sequence GTGTCGCCGACAACACTGGTGCGAAGGAAATCCTTTGCATCCGTGTGCTCGGTGGCTCCGGTCGCCGCTACGCGGGCATCGGTGACGTCATCGTCGCCACCGTCAAGGACGCGATCCCCGGCGGCAACGTGAAGAAGGGTGACGTCGTCAAGGCGGTCATCGTTCGCACCGTCAAGGAGCGCCGCCGTCCGGACGGCTCGTACATCCGCTTCGACGAGAACGCCGCCGTCATTCTGAAGAACGACGGCGACCCTCGCGGCACCCGCATCTTCGGCCCGGTCGGCCGAGAGCTGCGCGAGAAGAAGTTCATGAAGATCATCTCGCTCGCGCCGGAGGTGCTGTAA